From the Actinomycetes bacterium genome, one window contains:
- a CDS encoding ABC transporter permease subunit codes for MTEMRVGAIYDRGYRHYDGPREGRSRRMRAIVTAGVRRCLGLKRNWKTKVVPFALLVGAFGPVFAFIGIRLLVGESVGQFLGYGRYLGIVALVLLLFAATAGPELLCPDRRQHVLALVFTRPVTRADYLAAKLAALLLVIGLAALVPLLVLFVGNTLTAPRAATYLREHGGDLGRILFAGGVLTVFYSAVSLAVASLTERRSLATAGLLGTFLASTVVANIIFFTATSFSGRRWLTFLALQGLPGRFVEWVFGTAAPPGSMAAEAGFTGPAYLAALAVLTTLSLALLAWRISRLQP; via the coding sequence ATGACCGAGATGCGGGTGGGTGCGATCTACGACCGCGGCTACCGCCACTACGACGGCCCCCGGGAGGGGCGCTCGCGGCGGATGCGGGCCATCGTGACCGCGGGCGTCCGCCGCTGCCTCGGCCTCAAGCGCAACTGGAAGACCAAGGTGGTGCCGTTCGCCCTGCTGGTCGGCGCATTCGGCCCGGTGTTCGCCTTCATCGGCATCCGCCTGCTGGTCGGCGAGTCGGTCGGCCAGTTCCTCGGCTACGGCCGCTACCTTGGCATCGTCGCGCTGGTGCTGCTGCTGTTCGCGGCCACCGCCGGCCCCGAGCTGCTCTGCCCCGACCGCCGCCAGCACGTGCTCGCGCTGGTGTTCACCCGCCCGGTCACCCGGGCCGACTACCTGGCCGCCAAGCTCGCCGCCCTGCTGCTGGTGATCGGGCTCGCCGCCCTGGTGCCGCTGCTCGTCCTGTTCGTCGGCAACACCCTGACAGCCCCCAGGGCCGCCACCTACCTCCGCGAGCACGGCGGCGACCTCGGCCGCATCCTGTTCGCCGGGGGCGTGCTGACGGTGTTCTACTCGGCGGTCTCCCTGGCCGTGGCCAGCCTCACCGAGCGCCGCAGCCTGGCAACGGCCGGCCTGCTCGGCACGTTCCTGGCTTCCACGGTGGTCGCCAACATCATCTTCTTCACCGCCACGAGCTTCTCCGGGCGCCGCTGGCTCACCTTCCTCGCCCTCCAAGGACTGCCCGGCCGCTTCGTCGAGTGGGTGTTCGGCACGGCGGCGCCGCCTGGATCCATGGCCGCCGAGGCCGGCTTCACCGGCCCCGCCTACCTGGCCGCCCTGGCCGTGCTGACCACCCTCAGCCTCGCGCTGCTGGCCTGGCGCATCTCCCGGTTGCAGCCATGA
- a CDS encoding ABC transporter ATP-binding protein — protein MSQAWTGPVVELRHVSKWYGDVVAVADLSFALGSGVTGLLGPNGAGKTTTLKAITGLLHPSQGEVLLFGRPISGDPMLYRAIGVVPDGDRLYPRLTVRSYVRLHAELHGLSRPGPAADRALAEVGMEALADRRLKGLSKGERQRTKVAGAIVHQPSLLVLDEPMTGMDPGQRARFIELIRLIADAGVTVLVSSHILGEVERLASQILVLVGGRLAASGDFHAIRDLMDDQPRTVVVRAGNARALAPGLIAMPTTVAVEVDGDAIQARTRSVEAFATELPRLAKAQGITLREILTTDESLEQVFRYLVGRR, from the coding sequence ATGAGCCAAGCCTGGACCGGGCCGGTGGTCGAGCTGCGCCATGTCTCCAAGTGGTACGGGGACGTGGTCGCCGTGGCCGACCTGTCGTTCGCGCTCGGCTCGGGCGTGACCGGGCTGCTCGGCCCCAACGGGGCCGGCAAGACGACCACCCTGAAGGCGATCACCGGCCTGCTGCACCCCTCCCAGGGTGAGGTGCTCCTGTTCGGCCGGCCCATCTCAGGCGACCCGATGCTGTACCGGGCCATCGGGGTGGTACCGGACGGCGACCGCCTCTATCCCCGCCTGACCGTACGCTCCTACGTGCGCCTGCACGCCGAGCTGCACGGGCTCTCCAGGCCCGGGCCGGCCGCCGACCGGGCCCTCGCCGAGGTGGGCATGGAGGCGCTGGCCGACCGTCGGCTGAAGGGCCTGTCCAAGGGTGAGCGGCAGCGCACCAAGGTGGCCGGCGCCATCGTCCACCAGCCCTCCCTGCTCGTCCTGGACGAGCCGATGACCGGCATGGACCCGGGCCAGCGGGCGCGCTTCATCGAGCTGATCCGGCTGATCGCGGACGCCGGGGTGACCGTGCTGGTGTCCAGCCACATCCTGGGCGAGGTGGAGCGGCTCGCCTCGCAGATCCTCGTCCTGGTGGGGGGCAGGCTGGCCGCCTCGGGGGACTTCCACGCCATCCGCGACCTCATGGACGACCAGCCCCGGACCGTGGTCGTGCGGGCCGGGAACGCCCGGGCGCTCGCGCCCGGGCTGATCGCCATGCCGACCACGGTGGCGGTCGAGGTGGATGGCGACGCCATCCAGGCCCGCACCCGGTCGGTCGAGGCGTTCGCCACCGAGCTGCCCCGGCTGGCCAAGGCCCAGGGGATCACCCTGCGCGAGATCCTGACCACCGACGAGTCGCTCGAGCAGGTCTTCCGCTACCTGGTGGGGCGCCGGTGA
- a CDS encoding ABC transporter permease, protein MKGAPVVFRFSVGQLLAGRRLLVISLLTAFPLVVPALLAAGSGRDPDGFTLDLFRALVLPVLLPVVALTFSTSTLGAEVRDGTVVNLVLKPIPRPGILVAKYLAAVLATLLVLLPAVAAAHLLTARGLGSTPLLSGMLAATTVATLTYCALGVLLSLLFGRALLVGLAYALLWEGALVSVAPSASSLSVRGYAEGVLASIVARSGLDFSARLGPLSATLLAVVVTLLALTLAVRRLERMDFR, encoded by the coding sequence GTGAAGGGCGCTCCGGTGGTGTTCCGGTTCAGCGTCGGCCAGCTCCTGGCCGGGCGGCGCCTGCTGGTGATCAGCCTGCTCACCGCCTTCCCGCTCGTCGTCCCGGCCCTGCTCGCAGCGGGCTCGGGCCGGGACCCGGACGGCTTCACCCTGGACCTGTTCCGCGCCCTGGTGCTGCCCGTGCTCCTGCCGGTGGTCGCCCTGACCTTCTCCACCAGCACCCTGGGCGCCGAGGTGCGCGACGGCACCGTGGTCAACCTGGTGCTCAAGCCCATCCCCCGGCCGGGCATCCTGGTTGCCAAGTACCTGGCCGCGGTGCTCGCCACCCTGCTGGTCCTGCTGCCCGCCGTGGCAGCCGCCCACCTGCTCACCGCCCGCGGCCTAGGCTCGACCCCCCTGCTCTCCGGGATGCTGGCGGCCACCACGGTCGCGACGCTGACCTACTGCGCCCTCGGGGTGCTGCTGTCCCTGCTGTTCGGGCGGGCCCTGCTCGTGGGGCTCGCGTACGCCCTGCTGTGGGAGGGGGCGCTGGTGAGCGTGGCCCCTTCGGCGTCGTCGCTGTCGGTGCGCGGCTACGCCGAGGGCGTGCTCGCGTCGATCGTGGCGCGCTCAGGCCTCGACTTCTCGGCCAGGCTCGGCCCGCTCAGCGCGACGCTGCTGGCCGTCGTGGTCACCCTCCTGGCCCTCACGCTGGCCGTCCGCCGACTGGAGCGCATGGATTTCCGCTGA
- a CDS encoding MFS transporter has protein sequence MTSTTGSSRASPFRPFQHRAWATIWAGSFVSNVGTWMETVAIGVYVTQATGQATWTGVVAALTYVPTVVLGPIGGALADRFDRRRYLAAVVLFQVCLAGTLTLLAVTGRLSVPAVAVIVLLAGCAFAVYMPAAAAMTPDLVPSEDLLGATSLGTAQYNLGRVIGPALAGLVITAGGLGWAFGLNTVSFGAVLVSLALIRVPPVRRAEGVRPRLWATVVDGVRAARADTGIRTALLLLLATTFLVSPFIGLVPAVAIKVFDAGATGTSTLVTAQGVGAVLSALAAGPLASRLGRRRLLVGNLLAVGPAAVLYGLAPSFALATVAIGLLGFVYLGVLSGTGTVCQARAPRELRARIASLFMLAVGGGHALGLVVQGWLGDRVGLPPVTAATGLALLAIVVATWALRPDWLRSLDDPAAGPQAAAGEPAVVATASDSPQAALESAEIHALQSADGQREGQEGDHDGQQRRAERAEPGREVEA, from the coding sequence GTGACCAGCACCACCGGTTCCTCCCGAGCGTCGCCGTTCCGGCCCTTCCAGCACCGGGCCTGGGCGACGATCTGGGCCGGCTCGTTCGTCTCCAACGTCGGCACCTGGATGGAGACGGTGGCGATCGGGGTCTACGTGACCCAGGCCACCGGCCAGGCGACCTGGACCGGAGTGGTCGCCGCGCTCACCTATGTGCCCACCGTGGTGCTCGGCCCGATCGGCGGCGCCCTCGCCGACCGCTTCGACCGGCGCCGCTACCTGGCCGCCGTCGTGCTGTTCCAGGTCTGCCTGGCCGGGACCTTGACACTGCTGGCGGTCACCGGCCGGCTGTCGGTGCCGGCGGTCGCCGTGATCGTGCTGCTCGCCGGGTGCGCCTTTGCCGTGTACATGCCTGCCGCGGCGGCCATGACGCCCGACCTCGTGCCTTCGGAGGACCTGCTCGGGGCCACAAGCCTGGGCACGGCCCAGTACAACCTGGGCCGGGTGATCGGCCCCGCCCTGGCTGGCCTGGTGATCACGGCCGGCGGTCTGGGCTGGGCGTTCGGCCTGAACACGGTCAGCTTCGGCGCCGTGCTGGTCTCGCTCGCCCTGATCCGCGTCCCGCCCGTCCGCCGGGCCGAGGGGGTCCGGCCGCGCCTGTGGGCGACCGTCGTCGACGGGGTGCGGGCCGCCCGCGCCGACACCGGCATCCGCACCGCCCTGCTCCTGCTCCTGGCGACCACGTTCCTGGTATCGCCGTTCATCGGGCTGGTCCCGGCGGTCGCGATCAAGGTGTTCGACGCCGGCGCCACCGGCACCTCGACCCTGGTCACCGCGCAGGGGGTCGGCGCGGTGCTCTCCGCCCTGGCCGCCGGCCCGCTCGCGTCCAGGCTGGGCCGGCGCCGGCTGCTGGTCGGCAACCTGCTCGCGGTCGGCCCGGCCGCCGTCCTGTACGGGCTCGCCCCCAGCTTCGCGCTCGCCACCGTGGCCATCGGCCTGCTCGGCTTCGTCTACCTCGGGGTGCTCTCGGGAACGGGTACCGTCTGCCAGGCGCGTGCCCCACGGGAGCTGCGGGCCCGTATCGCAAGCCTGTTCATGCTGGCCGTCGGGGGCGGCCACGCGCTCGGCCTGGTGGTGCAGGGATGGCTCGGGGACCGTGTCGGGCTGCCGCCGGTCACCGCCGCCACCGGCCTGGCCCTCCTCGCGATCGTCGTGGCCACGTGGGCGCTGCGCCCGGACTGGCTGCGGTCCCTGGACGACCCGGCCGCTGGTCCCCAGGCCGCGGCCGGCGAGCCCGCCGTGGTGGCCACGGCATCGGACAGCCCACAGGCTGCGCTCGAGTCAGCGGAAATCCATGCGCTCCAGTCGGCGGACGGCCAGCGTGAGGGCCAGGAGGGTGACCACGACGGCCAGCAGCGTCGCGCTGAGCGGGCCGAGCCTGGCCGAGAAGTCGAGGCCTGA